Proteins co-encoded in one Malus sylvestris chromosome 9, drMalSylv7.2, whole genome shotgun sequence genomic window:
- the LOC126634190 gene encoding uncharacterized protein LOC126634190, whose translation MKCSFATDTWKLIPNLDLQNSHMIGNNRNNAIFKNTRPHHAKVPMLTAGIGMDFFNSNLSPGKKNPKFVNEVIKWHPPDSGSVKINFDAYGLETIRQPGF comes from the exons ATGAAGTGTAGTTTTGCTACTGATACCTGGAAGCTAATTCCTAATCTTGACCTTCAAAATTCTCATATG ATAGGGAATAACAGAAACAATGCAATCTTTAAAAATACAAGGCCCCATCATGCGAAAGTTCCCATGTTAACTGCTGGAATTGGGATGGACTTCTTCAATAGTAACTTGAGTCCAGGGAAGAAGAATCCaaagtttgtgaatgaagttaTCAAATGGCATCCTCCTGACTCGGGTTCtgtcaaaattaattttgatgcaTATGGGCTGGAAACAATTCGGCAACCGGGTTTCTAA